From Strigops habroptila isolate Jane chromosome 10, bStrHab1.2.pri, whole genome shotgun sequence, one genomic window encodes:
- the RD3 gene encoding protein RD3 isoform X2, with product MSLASWFRWNEPPSRISQKNPTEMVVETLMMELSWQTKQAEKQQRERENEYRKIKTGVDYGWLVSYPKQSYDISPGERLQLEDMCTKIHPSYCGPVILRFRQLIAEYEPEVQEVSRLFRSALQEAAEKIKEEEEAKKLARQWTTKNKTSLSLTTFKSRSRISPFISDIKTISEDVERGTQPTRRVWSMPEFRNAKDY from the exons ATGTCACTGGCCTCCTGGTTCAGGTGGAATGAGCCCCCAAGCCGCATTTCCCAGAAGAACCCCACAGAAATGGTGGTGGAGACGCTCATGATGGAGCTGAGCTGGCAGACCaagcaggcagagaagcagcagcgaGAGCGGGAGAATGAGTATCGCAAGATCAAGACTGGGGTGGACTACGGCTGGCTGGTCAGCTATCCAAAGCAGAGCTATGATATCAGCCCTGGAGAACGCCTGCAGCTGGAGGATATGTGTACCAAAATCCACCCTTCCTACTGCGGGCCTGTCATACTCAG ATTCCGGCAACTCATTGCTGAATATGAACCAGAAGTGCAGGAAGTATCCCGGCTCTTCCGCTCTGCCCTGCAGGAAGCTGCTGAGAAGatcaaagaagaggaagaggccAAGAAGCTTGCCAGGCAATGGaccacaaagaacaaaaccagcctCTCCTTAACAACATTTAAATCCCGGTCCAGGATTTCCCCATTCATCAGTGACATCAAGACCATCTCTGAGGATGTGGAACGGGGCACCCAGCCCACCAGGAGGGTTTGGAGCATGCCAGAATTTCGGAATGCCAAGGATTACTGA
- the RD3 gene encoding protein RD3 isoform X1, with the protein MPLHVNKPPKTSVDLTTDTQSTMSLASWFRWNEPPSRISQKNPTEMVVETLMMELSWQTKQAEKQQRERENEYRKIKTGVDYGWLVSYPKQSYDISPGERLQLEDMCTKIHPSYCGPVILRFRQLIAEYEPEVQEVSRLFRSALQEAAEKIKEEEEAKKLARQWTTKNKTSLSLTTFKSRSRISPFISDIKTISEDVERGTQPTRRVWSMPEFRNAKDY; encoded by the exons ATGCCACTACATGTgaataaaccccccaaaacttCAGTGGACCTGACAACAG ACACACAGAGCACTATGTCACTGGCCTCCTGGTTCAGGTGGAATGAGCCCCCAAGCCGCATTTCCCAGAAGAACCCCACAGAAATGGTGGTGGAGACGCTCATGATGGAGCTGAGCTGGCAGACCaagcaggcagagaagcagcagcgaGAGCGGGAGAATGAGTATCGCAAGATCAAGACTGGGGTGGACTACGGCTGGCTGGTCAGCTATCCAAAGCAGAGCTATGATATCAGCCCTGGAGAACGCCTGCAGCTGGAGGATATGTGTACCAAAATCCACCCTTCCTACTGCGGGCCTGTCATACTCAG ATTCCGGCAACTCATTGCTGAATATGAACCAGAAGTGCAGGAAGTATCCCGGCTCTTCCGCTCTGCCCTGCAGGAAGCTGCTGAGAAGatcaaagaagaggaagaggccAAGAAGCTTGCCAGGCAATGGaccacaaagaacaaaaccagcctCTCCTTAACAACATTTAAATCCCGGTCCAGGATTTCCCCATTCATCAGTGACATCAAGACCATCTCTGAGGATGTGGAACGGGGCACCCAGCCCACCAGGAGGGTTTGGAGCATGCCAGAATTTCGGAATGCCAAGGATTACTGA